gtttttgtttttgttttgttttgttttgttttttggtttttgggccacacccggcagtgctcaggggttactcctggctgtctgctcagaaatagctcctggcaggcacgggggaccatatgggacaccgggatccgaaccaaccaccttcggtcctggatcggctgcttacaaggcaaacgccactgtgctatctctccgggccctctctgtCACCTTTGTAATTGAGTGAGGGATCTGACCTGCTGGCCTGGTATAGGGACTGAATTCTTCTTTGGGGAGTGACTTGGgcctctcagtggtgctcagggatcactcctgcaggtgtgtcagggatggaaccctggttgggGGTACTAACTGTTAGGAATCAGAGCCCTCAGAGGGGGACGCTTCCATCTGGAGGTGCATAATTATCCCCCAAGCTGTTATCCTCAAATAAATCATGTCTCCCCCCAAGAAAGCTGTGTCTACCACAGCACCCCCCAAATTTTGTTAGATTCTGTAGACATTTCCTCTAAGCCCCTGGTTGGCTGTGCACAGGACAGGCGCCTTCACTCCTGTGCTTGCTCCCAGTTGATCAGCGACTGTCCCTGTTCCCAAGTTTACTCTTGTCCACCCTCCGTTTTTCCAGGTGGCAGAAGGCCAGGAAATCTGCGTGATTGAGGCCATGAAAATGCAGAACAGCATGACGGCGGGCAAGACAGGCAAGGTAGGCTCCATCTGCATTGTGTCCATGTGGGACTCAACAGGGACCCGAAGTCCTCACATGCTTGTGGGCGCCTGGCTTAGGGACACCCCAGGAGAAGATAGCTGTAGGGCGCAGGAAGAGATGGGGAAGGACCTTTTCAGTTTGCTCTGGCCAAGTGCAATCCCATTGCCCTCCTCCCTGCAGTTTGGCAGTGGGTGCAGGGCAAGTTTCCTTCTAAGGCCACATCTGACCTGGGCACCTCTTGGGCCTGAAGCAAGCTTGGCTCTGTGTCAGCATTCCCAAGGGgttgggaagaggaggagaactGAGTTTGCAGGCTCTGAATTTCCAGGGACTGGCCTTGCTGCAATACAGGGGCCTTTAAGAACATGAACCACTTGTAGGTTTCTgctcaaacacatttttttttcttttccttattttattttaattttattttatggggcacacccagtggtgttccagggttactcctggcttactcctggctctatgctcagaaatcactcctggcaggcttggagaactatGTGGGATGGGAGGAATCACATCCGGGTTCCTGGgtaggccctgtgcaaggcaaacgcccgcacCTCTATCGCCATCCTAtctactatctatccagccccttaAACACATTCTTtaagttggtttgtttttgtctgtattcagggcttactcactgGGGGGACTCCCAGACTCTTCGTCAGAAACATGTGGGGGACCAGCACACAGTCTGTTTATGCAGACCCTGTGGTGGGGTTGTATGCAGGCCCTGTGACCTGGTGTCCCTGCACCCCTGTGCCCCGCCTCACCTTAACAGTCCTGAGTTGCTTCCAGTAGATGGGCTGGGGCGAGCCCTGGATTGAGGGTCCCGCCTTGTCTGTCAGTGTTTGACTTTCTCCATTCACCTGGCCCAAACTGCACGGTGCACCCAGGGTCCCCTTCCATGAGAGCATCGCTGTTCCCTGCAAAAAGCACCCAGGGCCCGCAGACCACTAAGAAatgcagaggggccggagagatagcacagcggcgtttgccttgcaagcagccaacccaggacctaaggtggttggttcgaatcccggcatcccatgtggtcccccatgcctgccaggagctatttctgagcagatagtgaGGAGCAAACCccaagcaccgccgggtgtggcccaaaaaccaaaaaaaaaaaaaaaaaaaaaaatgcgaaGTCatggagccggagcggtggcgcagttttagggtatttgccttgcacacagctgacccaggatggactgtgggtGATTCTcaatttcccatatggtctcccaagccaggagtattttctgagcataacccctgagcttcaccgggtgtgggccctccccttccaaaaaaaaaaaaagaagtgcagaGGCATGAGGTTCTGATCAAGCACAGGTTATTGTGTGGTTATCGAGTCCAGCAGAGACCTGATGAGTAGGCCCCAGCTGGAGGCCCCAGCCCTGCTTCCCTTCAGTCCCAGGCACACTCACACCAGAATCTTCTAGAAGTGAAAGAAAAccactctctctggcctcacttcAGCCATTCTTCCCACTCACACTCAAATCTGGATGAGCACAAACTAACTGAAAGTGGGGAACCCTGAGAGGGAGGCAGAGCCCTCCCcccactccacacacacacacacacacacacacacacacacacacacacacacggctgttgtaaaataaatcccaatgTTGTGAGATCACCTCACACACCATCTCTCCAATTCCAGGCGGATagatctgaagaagcagggtaccCAGGAAGGATTAATAACCCaggccagtcaggagagagtcatggagtcagtctgctttCACCTTGTGATATCTCTGAGTGCACTAAGCCAAAACTgactctttttcttggggggtgggggcacacccagcgatgctcaggggttactcctggctatgcgctcagaaatcactcttggcttgggggaccatatgcgatgctgggggatcgaaccacaatccatcttaggttagcgtgtgcaaggcaaacaccctactgcctgcatcaccaccactccagcctcaaaactgactctttctttattaaaccaatgcccattcaccaggagggggaaggtggaAAGACAAAAGCATCTATCTAGGTGGGCTTTTGCATAGCAAAAGAGGTTTTAAGGAAGATGGGGGAATACCTTTGTTTGGAGTCAATAGCCTACACCCCAGCTCTCACTGACCTTTGGTCAGTGCCTTGTAAACACTAGCCTTGATGGAGCCCCAGGGATCCTTCTGGAACCTTCTAGAGCTCCAAGAGTGCCCCAGGCGACTGGATGTTAAAAACTGGGCACATCAGAGCATTCAGGAAGCCAGCACAAATTCTCTGGGTGGGAAGGACAAAGACAGGGAGAGCATGGAGAGGTCAGGGGTGGCTACAGACTAGAAAAGGGGGATCCTGGGCAGGGCTTTgagctctggctctgtgctgtccCTTCACCCCCTCCTAGTCTAGTAGTAAttctaatctctctctcctctcctctcttctctctcctctctcactctctcctctctctcctctcccctctctcctctctcctctcccctctctcctctctcctctcccctctctcctctctcctctcccctctctcctctcccctctcctctctctctcctctcctgtctcctctctcccttctctctctctctcaggtgaAGTCGGTGCAGTGTAAAGCAGGAGACACGGTGGGAGAAGGGGACCTGCTGGTGGAGCTGGAGTGAGAATTTCCAGCCTCTCAGGTCTTCACTCCAGTTTATCATGCCTTTGTATCGACCCCTTTCACACCCAACTGATTCTCAGAGCATCTTGAAGGGACACCCCTGGGTGCTGCAGACTTTTCACATGGTCCTATTTATTCTAGAGTCCAAAACCAACGGTTctgccaaaataaaattaaaaaaatctcgcCAATGGAAATTGTTACTGATAGACTTGTACATAAGATTTATACTTTTGCTGAGACGTTCCCAGCGTCAAAACGAAGTTAATAAAAACGAGCATTTGTCTAAATATTcacttttgttcttgtttttgttctttaaactGAAGACAATATACAGGGGCAGTGCCAGCTGCTCCAGCTCTTAAGAACATttacatttggggctggagcacattGACGAGGAGGGACCCCCATTTCATCCTGTGGGCTTTTGCTTTTTGGAATGGATCCTCTTGACTCCTAGAGCTGCTGTGCATCCTTCCTAAGCCACCACGCCCCCTGCAAGGGGTAAGAGTTTGCTGTTTGTGGGGTTGGGAGCGCACTTGAGGACCCCAACAATGCTCACCGATGCCTGTTTGTTCCCTCTCCTAAGACCAGGCTGCTCTTGGGGTTCCCTCGTCCTTTGTGTCAGTGGAGCGTTTCCCACGGAGAAGGGACTAAAAATAAGGCTGGCGTGTGATGCCAGATGCGGTGTCGGGCAGCTGTGCTGTCACGGGAACCCCCACAACCACTCACCCCCCAGCCACGGTGGCAAGTGCATCCCGCACAGCCCTGGGGGTGGGGAATGATGGGTGATTCGTGCCTGTGCGCGGTATTTTTAAGTGCTGTTTGCTGGCGAAGCTGCACTTTCTGTCAGCCTGAAGAACAAATTACTGAGGTGGTGCTCTGCCTCTGAAAGGCAGCCCTCCACGTGCACCCCACCCCGGCAGGCAGGCGCGGGAGGCAGGAGGCAGGCGGGATTCTCTGTGCTAGCATCCGGGCTGGGGGCTCCGGGTGCGCTCCTCTTCTGAAATCCAGCTTCGGCTGCACCAGGGAAGGGGTGCCAGCTCTGGTTTTGCTGGGAGGGAATGAAAAGCTGCTTCTCACCGGGGATGGAAAAGGGTGAGATCCACTCCAATTTAACCATTTCTGCAGCTCAAAtgatagatagcacaggggccagagcaatagcacagtggtgggatgtttgccttgcatgcactgacccaggaaggacctgggttcaatccctggcatcccatgtggtccctcaagcctaccaggagcgatttctgagcacagagccaggagaaacctctgagtgtggccaggtatgccccccaaaccaaatcaaagcaacaaacCGTTTCTGCAGACGCTCGACCTGAGGGAAACACAAGACCACGAACCAaacacctcaccccacccctgtgTACCAACAGACGCCCCTCCGTACACCTCTCTCGTTGGTCTCGAGGTTCATTTTATTACCACTCCGCCATCCCCAAATcaacacttctttctcttagggCTGCTCCAAGTCAGGTTGCTAAAATCCAGCAACCACCACAGGTCTTTggacattcatttaaaaaatgtcaccttgtagtgaacacagagccaaaaaaaagagagaaagaaaatcaagaaacaaaTCATGGCAAGCAGAGGAGTGGGGTGTCATCTTACATACAACTACAGTATGGGGATTCTTTAGGTGGCATGTGGCAGGGTGCAGGGAACCGCAACCCCTTTCCAATACAATTGAGAGCTGCAAGCAGCAAGCGCTAGAGTGTGGTGCTAGGTGgagagcttggggggggggggacacaatcGTGTTGGCAGCGTGTCACCATTATTCTTCATCTGTTCTCCCGTGGGTTATAGCGCAGCCCGTGGGCACCCTTCGAGTCGTAGTTGTCATGGTAAGGCAGGTGGACCCACTCGGGCGGGTAGGTGGCCTTGCTGTAGAGGAAACACTGCAGCGTGGCCTCCTGCGGGCAACCAGCCTCTTGGCCCTCGCCCTCCAAGACGATGGTGGCCGGGGTGCGCTGGTACATGGTCGGGCAGTCCTCGAAGTCATCCAGGTACCGCAGCATCTTCTCGTCCACGGCATACACCTCGCCACGCACACGGTAGCCCTTGCCAGGCAGGTGCAGCAGGTAGGGGACATTGTGCTGCCCCGCGATGACCAGCGGGAAGGGTTCGAGCGTGCGCCCGCAGCTGTGGAAGGAGGCGCAGCCGTGAGCACTGTCCTGGAGCACAGCGTGGTTGGGCTGCCCACGCTTGAGCGTCCCGTACACGAACACGAACACGCATGCCATGGCCGGCCGGGCTGTGGGCACAAAAGGGGGTGTTGTTAGTCTTGCAAGCGGGGGCTATGGCCACTGAGCCCAGATTTGGGTCCACAGCTGGCGATGCttggggctgactcctggctctgtgctcaggaatcactcctggcggtgctcgggtGTGGGAGTGATGCGTTTTTGCTTTACTcaggttaattctttttttgtatgtttgttctttttgggccacacccggtgacgctcaggggttacttcctggctatgtgctcagaaattgctcctgacttggaggaccatatgggacgttgggggaatcaaaccactgtctgtcctaggttaggcatgtgcaaggcaaatgccctaccacttgcgccactgctccagcccatacTCAGGTTTATTATTTGCATGTACTTGTCTTAAATGGGTGGGAAGGAATCTCTGGCTTTGCCCCCTTTCCCTATCTCTTCCCATTCCATGGGAATGGTCcaactcttcccaataaagaaaCTTCTTCGGACTTTTGATCTCACAGGGGACTGAGATCTCACAGGGGTGGGATGGAAACAGCCAGACTACAGGGAGCTGTCGGGCTGACTCTGGGAGCAGCGCCCAAGGTCCCCAGCCCTTAGCACTGGGCGGGCCCAGCTGTACTTCCTTCTCATTTTGGGATCCAGCCCCCTGTTTGCCACCCTGTTATCTTCCTAGCTGGACACCTGTGGGCTTGTCTCCTTTCCTTGTGCCAGAGTCCGTGGAGCTTGGGGTTAACCGTAGGTCCCAGCCAACCCCTCCTGGCCTGGCTCTGTTCTGGGACTTCTGACCAGGCCTTTTATGATGCGAGCCAGGACACTGAGTCCCTGGCACAACACGGGCCTCTGAGGGTGCTGGGAGGCTCCGAGGCTGGCCTGGCACATCCCTTCCTCCCTGGTCTTCTCTTGGTCCATGCGGTTAGTCTCTGCCCAGCTTTCCCCAGGTGCCCTCTGCCCACAGCTCAGCTCCAGCTTCCCCCGTTAAGTCACGTTCCTGGGAGGGGTCCTCCCTGGGTGCCTTGCCCACTCGCAGCTGCTATCTCATCCTACCCAGGCAGTTCCGGGGTGCTGTCCAGGCGATGCTCTGGAGACCCAGTGCACAACGACCTGGGGAGGGGCAAGGACCTTGCAGCACCTTGGCCCTACATCTCTGTGCCCGAGCCTGGCCCCGAGGTCAGCAGCCACCTGAATGCTCCTTTGGTTTTGGCTTGAGGGGCCACAActggcgatgctctggggttgctcctgactctgctcaggaatcatacctgtaAGTTCAGCCCCCataggatcaaagctgggtcggctgcatgcaaggccaacaccctatcccctgtgctatccctctggtcctcTGAATGTCCCCTTGGGAAGTGTGCCAGGGCCAGGGCACACACTCAGGGAGCTAGAGTGCAGATTTTGCagtacctgagcattgccaggtggggCCCCCAAACACCCAGGTGTAGGAGAGGCCAGATTGTCAGCGGTGGTGTCATGTGGGATGCCCCACCGGGCCTATGAAAAATGTGGCcgatgggccaaagagatagcacacagcagatccaggatggctgcttcaaatcccagcatcccatatggtcccccgagcctgccaggagcgatttctgagcacagagccaggagtaacccctgagcaccgctgggtgtgacccctccaaaaatagAATGTGGCTGAGGCCAGATGACTGTGGGGAAAAGGTGGTGCTGATGGTCACCCCCACCCTCAGCTCATGGTACCCCCAGAAGCAGGATTAGACAGGAGGCCCACAGGGGTCTCTGAGCAGGGTCCCCCTACATGCTTTTTCCAGACAGGGAGCGGGCAGCCATGCTGGGtaccctcttctttctccctccctcctatctCCAGCCTGTCTCCACCATGGGGATTGGGAAACAGCTCTGGTGCCTGACATATATGGCTGAGTGCAATCCCTGGTGTCTGTCCCACATGCACCTGGCACGATCCTGGCAGCCCCACTGTCTACCACACCCAGCTCCATGCAGTAGCCAGggatgtgtgtgaatgtgtgagatCCAGTGTGCATCATGGACAGCAGCTTGACTTCCTACCAGCACCTCAGCTGGGTgcccaagtgtgtgtgtggggtctcaGCCCCGTGTGACTTATGTGTCGAGCTGAGTGCCAGCCCCAGTGGGAGCACAGCCACGGGAGTACAGACCACTGCCCACGCCCACTCCCATCACAGCAAAGGGGAGAGGGTggccaggagggagggagggtgtggAGCTGGG
The sequence above is a segment of the Suncus etruscus isolate mSunEtr1 chromosome 8, mSunEtr1.pri.cur, whole genome shotgun sequence genome. Coding sequences within it:
- the GGACT gene encoding gamma-glutamylaminecyclotransferase yields the protein MACVFVFVYGTLKRGQPNHAVLQDSAHGCASFHSCGRTLEPFPLVIAGQHNVPYLLHLPGKGYRVRGEVYAVDEKMLRYLDDFEDCPTMYQRTPATIVLEGEGQEAGCPQEATLQCFLYSKATYPPEWVHLPYHDNYDSKGAHGLRYNPRENR